A single genomic interval of Agarivorans aestuarii harbors:
- a CDS encoding methyl-accepting chemotaxis protein produces the protein MLGKSINQISVVHRLYIGFAVLTLVIAMGGGAAFLLAQQINSSFNTLTDNSARTQLLANQVGSQALRAGILLLSLENASNLDELQSINSQADESLNDLESHVAELEAHAQKFNINGLSQYLNDVSNVENTLASQGGRLAQLQNTYLQQDEKVRDDLSQFLFRLSDLKRIVTKVASPAAAEDSYIEDILTMVMDRFGLMEFLLSNMVNTRDPQKIADLVKKIQYNNRVFNDDFSSLIDEVEGLADPQVADLVAEFSRQVNDPSGIVERYVDSQETIANIAIQTVEINRQLSGLDSTVTKIVDLANQQSEVASEQGRSLILNARSITAIVVPLVIIFAIAVAYWLASLIRKPLEHTQSHILRLAEGDYSQIMNGTYSGEFAVLVAAINRMIEQAREVFSQIQSAAHQLSDVSVKNNEASSVVKTKLDKQTAELSSVATAVTEMESAIKEVASNTESSRELSMSVENNIDQGQQVMNQNIEMIDSLDDALQSTSGQVDKLADASKQIGSIIEVIDGIAEKTNLLALNAAIEAARAGEQGRGFAVVADEVRSLASQTTKSTESVRAMITTLQRESTQVFDAMAASREQMSQSKDLAEKSREAIMTIRTDMSQMREMTDQISVAAQEQHHVASEVTRNVNVIAEVAEDNFEQIERVAQSSQALQQQVNDIETMLKRFILK, from the coding sequence ATGTTGGGAAAAAGTATCAATCAAATCTCGGTTGTTCATCGTTTATATATTGGGTTTGCCGTTCTCACTTTGGTGATAGCGATGGGCGGCGGTGCCGCTTTCTTGCTGGCTCAGCAAATCAATTCAAGTTTCAATACACTTACTGACAACAGTGCAAGAACCCAGTTGCTTGCAAACCAGGTAGGTAGTCAAGCGCTTCGAGCGGGTATCTTGCTGTTAAGTTTGGAAAATGCCAGCAACTTAGATGAGCTGCAAAGTATTAATAGCCAAGCCGATGAATCACTAAATGATCTAGAAAGTCATGTGGCAGAGTTAGAAGCTCATGCCCAAAAGTTTAATATTAATGGGCTTTCGCAGTACTTAAATGACGTTAGCAATGTAGAAAACACCTTGGCCTCACAAGGTGGGCGATTAGCGCAATTACAAAATACTTACCTGCAGCAAGACGAAAAAGTACGTGATGATTTGAGTCAGTTTCTATTTCGCTTGTCTGATTTGAAAAGAATTGTGACCAAAGTGGCTAGCCCCGCGGCTGCTGAAGATTCATATATTGAAGATATTCTCACCATGGTCATGGACCGTTTTGGTTTGATGGAGTTCTTACTATCCAACATGGTGAATACTCGCGACCCGCAAAAAATCGCAGATTTGGTTAAGAAGATTCAATATAATAACCGTGTATTTAACGATGACTTTTCTTCATTAATTGATGAAGTAGAAGGCTTGGCGGACCCTCAAGTCGCGGACTTGGTTGCTGAGTTTAGCCGTCAAGTGAATGACCCAAGCGGTATTGTAGAGCGCTATGTAGATAGCCAAGAGACTATTGCTAATATCGCTATCCAAACTGTAGAAATTAACCGTCAGCTTTCTGGTTTAGATTCTACCGTTACTAAGATTGTTGATTTAGCTAACCAGCAAAGTGAAGTTGCCAGCGAGCAGGGTCGAAGCTTAATTCTTAATGCGCGCTCTATTACCGCGATTGTTGTGCCTTTGGTGATTATTTTTGCTATTGCCGTTGCTTACTGGTTAGCGAGTTTGATTCGTAAACCTCTAGAGCATACCCAATCACACATTCTACGATTGGCTGAGGGTGACTATAGCCAAATCATGAATGGTACATACTCTGGCGAGTTTGCGGTGCTGGTGGCAGCCATTAACCGAATGATTGAACAAGCTCGTGAGGTGTTTAGCCAAATTCAAAGTGCAGCTCACCAACTTAGCGATGTATCGGTTAAAAATAATGAAGCTTCAAGCGTGGTAAAAACCAAGCTTGATAAGCAAACAGCTGAACTGAGTAGTGTAGCAACTGCCGTGACTGAAATGGAGTCGGCAATTAAAGAAGTGGCTTCGAACACCGAAAGTAGCCGCGAGTTGTCGATGTCTGTTGAGAACAATATTGATCAAGGCCAGCAGGTAATGAATCAAAATATCGAAATGATCGATAGTTTAGATGATGCCTTGCAGAGCACTTCTGGCCAAGTGGATAAGCTAGCAGACGCCAGTAAACAAATTGGTTCTATTATCGAAGTGATCGATGGTATTGCCGAGAAAACCAACCTGCTAGCCTTAAATGCTGCCATTGAAGCGGCACGTGCCGGTGAGCAAGGTAGAGGTTTTGCGGTGGTTGCTGATGAAGTGCGCAGCTTGGCTAGCCAAACCACTAAAAGCACTGAGTCAGTGCGGGCAATGATTACTACCTTGCAACGCGAATCAACCCAAGTATTTGATGCAATGGCCGCTAGTCGCGAACAAATGAGTCAGTCAAAAGATCTGGCCGAGAAATCTCGCGAAGCGATTATGACAATCCGTACCGACATGAGCCAAATGCGCGAGATGACCGATCAAATTAGTGTGGCCGCTCAAGAGCAACATCATGTTGCAAGCGAAGTTACGCGTAATGTGAATGTGATTGCCGAGGTAGCAGAAGATAATTTTGAGCAAATAGAGCGAGTTGCTCAATCTAGCCAAGCGCTACAACAACAGGTAAATGATATAGAAACTATGTTAAAACGTTTTATATTGAAGTAA
- a CDS encoding Ppx/GppA phosphatase family protein, translating to MFNLSRLLSPKTQQLAALDLGSNSFHLIIADWEDGELKVRDKVKEMVRLGWGLQDDGSLDAAAWNRAQACLERFGERLREFKPGSVRVVGTKTLRSIIDSNVFLQAAEQRLGHPVEVISGEEEARLIYLGVAHYMAPTNGPRMVIDIGGGSTEVTLGEGMELKLKESLDMGCVSITKRFFKNGRVTKNRLLKASVYCSQQLLPVADDFLEHSWNECLGASGTIKAVAKVCLENQFCDGEIQLKGLDAIIERYLEAGECNLPIKGLSEERQPVFLGGVVVLQALFQALSIDTMHAAESALREGLLYELKGRLEHSDIRPASVQKLAERYHVDSQFSSRVDSTCQLLLNQVAETWSLDEVETTKLLNWASQLFLVGLDVAHSDYHKHGAYIVEHVDLAGFSRIEQQQLAALVLAHRKRIPVKQFPMENVDLLKACLIIRLSVIFNRGKRRQTLPELQFRAAGQQMSLLLDQTWLQNNPLTRADLENEQQYLSQIDYKLDIIEL from the coding sequence ATGTTCAATTTATCGCGTTTGTTGAGTCCCAAAACTCAACAATTGGCTGCTCTGGATTTAGGCAGCAATAGTTTTCATTTAATTATTGCTGACTGGGAAGACGGCGAACTTAAAGTTCGCGATAAAGTGAAAGAAATGGTGCGTTTGGGTTGGGGCTTGCAAGATGATGGTAGCCTCGACGCAGCCGCTTGGAATCGCGCTCAAGCATGTTTAGAGCGCTTTGGTGAGCGCCTTCGCGAGTTTAAGCCTGGCAGTGTTAGAGTTGTTGGCACCAAGACCCTGCGTAGTATTATTGACTCCAATGTCTTCCTACAAGCCGCCGAACAACGCCTTGGCCATCCTGTTGAAGTTATCTCCGGTGAAGAAGAAGCTCGTTTAATTTACCTTGGGGTTGCGCACTACATGGCGCCTACCAACGGCCCACGCATGGTCATCGACATCGGTGGCGGTAGTACTGAAGTCACCCTTGGTGAAGGCATGGAGCTAAAGCTGAAAGAAAGCTTAGACATGGGCTGTGTGTCTATCACTAAACGTTTCTTTAAAAACGGCCGAGTCACCAAAAACCGCTTACTAAAAGCCAGTGTCTATTGTTCACAACAACTATTGCCAGTGGCCGATGACTTCTTAGAACATAGTTGGAATGAGTGTTTAGGTGCTTCTGGCACCATAAAGGCAGTGGCGAAAGTTTGCTTAGAAAACCAATTTTGTGATGGTGAAATTCAACTCAAGGGTTTAGACGCGATTATTGAGCGCTACCTAGAAGCCGGTGAATGCAACTTGCCAATTAAGGGCCTATCGGAAGAGCGTCAGCCGGTATTTTTGGGTGGGGTTGTGGTTTTGCAGGCGCTATTCCAAGCTTTGAGCATTGACACCATGCACGCGGCAGAATCGGCCTTACGTGAAGGCTTGTTATATGAGCTAAAAGGCCGTTTAGAGCATAGCGATATTCGCCCAGCAAGTGTGCAAAAACTGGCCGAGCGCTACCACGTAGACAGCCAGTTTAGCAGCCGAGTAGATAGCACTTGTCAGTTATTGTTAAACCAAGTGGCAGAAACCTGGTCGTTGGATGAAGTAGAAACCACCAAGCTGTTAAATTGGGCTTCGCAACTATTTTTAGTGGGCCTAGATGTAGCACACAGTGATTATCATAAACACGGTGCTTATATTGTGGAGCATGTGGATCTTGCTGGCTTTTCCCGCATCGAGCAACAACAGTTGGCAGCCTTAGTTTTAGCGCATCGTAAGCGCATCCCAGTTAAACAGTTTCCGATGGAAAACGTAGACTTGCTTAAGGCGTGTTTGATTATTCGTTTATCAGTCATCTTTAACCGTGGAAAACGTCGTCAAACACTGCCGGAACTGCAGTTTAGAGCTGCTGGGCAACAAATGAGTTTACTGTTGGATCAAACCTGGCTGCAGAATAATCCTTTAACCCGCGCAGATTTAGAAAATGAGCAGCAATACTTGAGCCAGATAGATTATAAGCTAGATATTATTGAGCTCTAA
- a CDS encoding GGDEF domain-containing protein — protein sequence MVVDGLTYFILTTLVTVVSAVVLTLIRVFHGQKTALDCWIMASYTQVCALLVVLLSRQPSATELLLQNTLFAGSFLLIVAGHHHYLKQRFNRNFLSIALLLYCALMFYFISIEPSSQSRITLFSSTLALCCFYCAYLYFRYWRQQHNHALWLVIGLYLFFGTCLLLRVYITMQHTPQNQGLLLGVPTLLSLAIFAGNALQTYVFYFLLHWRQIIQLEQLANYDITGAMRRSYFLKQLEKMTKRAQFSGGEISVVFIDLDRFKSINDDYGHDNGDLALMHFSEIALDNLRVGDLFGRFGGEEFVIALNGANAQQANALANRIRIQLNQQALKTSKGKLYMSASFGVASNLKTQDLSKLIKQADEAMYQAKRQGGNKVKVYALNESTCS from the coding sequence ATGGTTGTTGATGGACTCACCTATTTTATTTTAACCACTTTAGTCACCGTGGTGTCGGCAGTGGTGCTCACCCTTATTCGGGTATTTCATGGGCAAAAAACCGCGCTAGATTGTTGGATTATGGCGTCCTACACTCAAGTGTGTGCCTTGCTGGTGGTGCTGCTTTCCAGGCAACCCTCGGCCACGGAGTTGTTGTTACAAAATACCTTATTTGCTGGCTCATTCCTGCTTATCGTTGCGGGTCATCACCATTACTTAAAACAGCGCTTTAACCGTAATTTTCTGTCGATAGCGCTGTTATTGTATTGCGCACTGATGTTTTATTTCATCTCGATTGAGCCTTCTAGCCAATCTCGTATTACCTTATTTTCAAGCACCCTTGCGCTATGCTGTTTCTACTGTGCCTATCTGTACTTTCGCTATTGGCGCCAACAACACAATCATGCCTTGTGGCTGGTCATTGGCTTGTACTTATTCTTTGGTACTTGTTTACTGCTCAGGGTTTACATCACCATGCAACATACGCCGCAAAACCAGGGTTTATTGCTTGGCGTGCCTACCTTGCTCTCGTTAGCCATATTCGCCGGAAACGCACTGCAAACTTACGTGTTTTACTTTTTACTGCATTGGCGGCAAATCATTCAATTAGAACAGCTCGCCAATTACGATATAACTGGAGCAATGCGCCGCAGCTACTTTTTAAAACAGCTAGAAAAAATGACCAAACGCGCGCAGTTTTCTGGTGGTGAAATTAGCGTTGTGTTTATCGACTTAGACCGTTTTAAAAGCATTAACGATGACTACGGCCACGACAACGGCGACTTAGCCTTAATGCACTTTTCAGAGATAGCCCTAGATAACCTGCGTGTCGGCGATTTATTTGGCCGTTTTGGTGGCGAGGAGTTTGTAATAGCGCTGAACGGAGCCAACGCACAGCAAGCGAATGCATTAGCAAACAGGATCCGCATTCAACTCAATCAGCAAGCGCTAAAAACCAGCAAGGGTAAGCTCTACATGAGTGCCAGCTTTGGCGTAGCGTCAAACTTAAAAACTCAAGATTTATCCAAACTTATTAAACAAGCCGATGAAGCAATGTACCAAGCCAAACGCCAAGGCGGAAACAAGGTCAAGGTGTACGCTCTAAATGAAAGCACCTGCAGTTAG
- a CDS encoding PACE efflux transporter, with product MRQTSDRIRHAVGFELVGLLGAMPLLAVLFGVDPMHSGAMGLFFSVIATAWNYFYNRWFDIFLFKRQGHSDKSQKQRIFHAFGFELGLLVITIPVMAWWLNVSLLDALIMDAAMIIYYLFFAYFYNLAYDKLFPINKATKLLTSV from the coding sequence ATGAGACAAACATCCGATAGAATTCGCCATGCCGTAGGTTTTGAGTTAGTTGGCCTATTAGGAGCTATGCCTTTGCTGGCTGTGCTGTTTGGGGTAGACCCAATGCATTCTGGCGCGATGGGTTTGTTTTTTTCGGTTATCGCTACAGCGTGGAACTATTTTTACAATCGCTGGTTTGATATTTTTTTATTTAAACGCCAAGGGCATAGCGATAAAAGCCAAAAGCAACGCATATTCCATGCCTTTGGTTTTGAGTTAGGTTTGTTAGTTATCACTATTCCAGTAATGGCTTGGTGGCTAAATGTTAGTTTGCTAGACGCGCTGATTATGGATGCAGCCATGATCATCTATTACTTGTTTTTTGCATACTTTTATAACCTGGCGTATGACAAGTTATTTCCAATTAACAAAGCCACTAAACTGCTTACTAGCGTTTAG
- a CDS encoding helix-turn-helix domain-containing protein has translation MDNSDLDSIATGSFEFKDINEREYRFMQIDRIESLLAYCKLNRNQLAKLSGISKSALYNKLDKDGNANFSQIELFKIAKALDLSVVYILPLSQHERDLVKGPPVPASSLRFVDDMLGARRDDIEFLHGVHKLFKEYIQQRKN, from the coding sequence ATGGACAACTCTGATCTAGACAGCATTGCCACAGGCAGTTTTGAATTTAAAGATATAAACGAGCGCGAATATCGCTTTATGCAAATCGACCGCATCGAGTCATTGCTAGCCTATTGCAAACTTAACCGTAACCAACTGGCCAAGCTAAGCGGCATTTCAAAAAGCGCCCTTTACAACAAGCTGGATAAAGACGGCAACGCTAACTTTAGCCAGATTGAATTGTTTAAAATTGCCAAAGCGTTAGATCTGAGTGTGGTGTACATATTACCGCTATCTCAACATGAGCGTGATTTAGTGAAAGGGCCACCCGTTCCCGCCAGTAGTCTGCGCTTTGTTGACGATATGCTGGGTGCGCGGCGCGACGATATAGAGTTTTTACACGGCGTGCACAAGCTGTTTAAGGAATACATTCAACAACGGAAAAACTAG
- a CDS encoding esterase-like activity of phytase family protein: protein MNPRLILPLSLLLLTNPQILAKDEASSAALPYQVLTSMENGTEIRNGGYGSAMTAHPHLADHFYALTDRGPNAKYQGPEGKGKIFPTPEYTPRIGLFSFTNGEVNQVKEILLKDPNGKLISGLPNPKGMGDTGEVAYANDKSVLKADPFGLDSEGLVALKDGSFWVSDEYGPHIVHYSATGVELERVNPFGTGTGGRKLPAVLANRRANRGMEGLAISPDEKVLFGIMQSTLYNPSKKTISNKNLTRIVSFDIASGKTKQYLYQQEAHNLSNSEIVALNQQQFLVIERDGGFAGASGKKQAKYKRIYQIDLSQATDVSGDVDAELGLTFAGKTLEQMSWQELAQQGIKPVTKTLANDLLVDLPSPYPHDKLEGLWLRADNQLAVLNDDDFAVAAKGEHVIQKILPANQTIDRNTLYLLKGR, encoded by the coding sequence ATGAACCCACGGCTGATTCTCCCCCTCTCTCTACTCTTGTTAACTAACCCGCAAATATTAGCTAAAGATGAGGCATCTTCAGCGGCTTTGCCCTATCAAGTGTTAACAAGCATGGAAAATGGCACCGAAATCCGCAATGGCGGATACGGATCTGCAATGACCGCCCATCCGCATTTGGCCGATCACTTTTATGCCCTTACCGACCGGGGCCCCAACGCCAAGTACCAAGGGCCAGAAGGCAAAGGCAAGATCTTTCCAACACCGGAGTACACACCACGCATTGGTTTATTTAGTTTTACCAATGGTGAGGTAAACCAAGTAAAAGAAATTTTGTTGAAGGACCCAAATGGCAAACTAATTTCTGGCTTACCAAACCCCAAAGGCATGGGCGATACCGGTGAAGTAGCCTACGCTAACGACAAGTCGGTACTAAAAGCCGATCCTTTTGGTTTAGATAGTGAAGGCTTAGTTGCCTTAAAAGATGGCAGCTTTTGGGTGAGTGATGAATACGGTCCGCATATTGTTCATTACAGTGCCACTGGTGTAGAACTGGAGCGTGTTAATCCCTTTGGCACCGGAACTGGTGGCAGAAAGCTACCTGCGGTATTGGCGAATCGTCGTGCTAATCGCGGAATGGAAGGCTTGGCAATTAGCCCAGACGAGAAAGTATTGTTTGGCATTATGCAGTCGACACTTTACAACCCAAGTAAAAAAACTATCAGCAACAAAAACCTTACTCGCATCGTAAGCTTTGATATCGCTAGTGGTAAAACTAAGCAATACCTTTACCAGCAAGAAGCACATAACCTTTCTAACTCAGAAATTGTCGCCTTAAACCAGCAACAGTTTTTGGTCATAGAACGTGACGGTGGATTTGCCGGTGCTAGTGGTAAAAAACAGGCGAAATACAAACGTATTTATCAAATTGACTTAAGCCAAGCCACCGATGTAAGCGGCGATGTAGACGCCGAGCTAGGATTAACCTTTGCAGGGAAAACCCTAGAGCAAATGAGCTGGCAAGAACTCGCTCAACAAGGGATTAAGCCAGTAACAAAAACCTTGGCGAATGATCTATTGGTAGATTTGCCCAGCCCCTACCCTCACGACAAACTGGAAGGCTTGTGGCTACGCGCCGACAATCAGCTAGCGGTACTTAATGATGATGATTTTGCCGTAGCAGCTAAAGGCGAGCATGTTATCCAAAAGATCCTACCGGCTAATCAAACTATCGATCGCAATACCTTATATCTATTAAAAGGCCGATAG
- a CDS encoding HD domain-containing phosphohydrolase, whose product MSRLSLYLIASTLFIGVVMGLTSMSLMSQHNAAVNQLSSNVAKRAAAVAALIKHTETQHRQELEYFAELSMVPKALDSGNYEVVAELLSKLMQSKSTVVQTRLFNPEGQEVFKLVNRAGVPVRLTNIELQDKSQRYYFKQLSSTAIGNSYLSPVDLNIDYGVIERPYRPVMRIAQKVRHLDSGQYLGSLMFNYDVKQELRQLASLLPEQLRFYIVDERQQFLAHPDSASLYCAELSCDDLFMESQVQRLAHQRVYFDDSLAAEINLDSPVQPVMMGAQLIVAYQHNYLPHLTQPISNFGVLTRSYQWWAALLVASLVCLVGCYSYQHLQNRIEERLQKAKMHKVLEGVTEMLERLHENDDAVTGSHVQRVADYSRLMAEHVGLDKQLVEDIHQFASLHDIGKISTPDAILGKPGKLDAQEWEVMKQHVDNGYQLLREFELSPVAENIVRGHHERWDGQGYPQRIAGEEIPIEARIVSLVDCFDALMSERPYKPAFSFEKSKEIINDLSGKAFDPYLVKMFNFLEADFRNSHPSPKTKSG is encoded by the coding sequence ATGTCTCGCTTAAGTCTTTATCTTATTGCCAGTACCTTATTTATTGGGGTCGTTATGGGCTTAACCAGCATGAGCTTAATGAGCCAACATAACGCAGCAGTGAATCAGCTTTCCAGCAATGTCGCTAAGCGCGCTGCCGCCGTTGCTGCCTTAATTAAGCATACCGAAACGCAACACCGCCAAGAGCTAGAATACTTTGCCGAACTTTCAATGGTGCCCAAAGCGTTAGATAGTGGCAACTATGAGGTAGTCGCGGAGTTGCTTAGTAAGCTAATGCAAAGTAAATCAACCGTGGTGCAAACGCGTTTGTTTAATCCCGAAGGGCAGGAGGTATTCAAGCTAGTGAATCGCGCAGGTGTGCCAGTGCGTTTAACCAATATAGAGCTGCAGGATAAATCTCAGCGCTACTATTTTAAGCAATTAAGTAGCACCGCTATTGGCAATAGCTACTTGTCTCCGGTGGACTTAAACATTGATTATGGCGTGATTGAGCGGCCTTATCGGCCGGTGATGCGCATTGCACAAAAGGTAAGGCATTTAGATAGCGGCCAATACCTAGGCAGTTTAATGTTTAATTACGATGTGAAACAAGAGCTTAGGCAGTTAGCTAGCTTGTTACCCGAACAGCTAAGGTTTTACATTGTAGATGAGCGGCAGCAGTTTTTGGCCCACCCAGATTCGGCGAGTTTATATTGTGCAGAGTTGAGTTGTGACGATCTTTTCATGGAATCTCAAGTTCAGCGCTTGGCCCACCAGCGGGTTTATTTCGACGATAGTTTGGCTGCAGAAATAAACTTAGATAGCCCCGTTCAGCCGGTAATGATGGGCGCACAACTTATTGTGGCTTACCAACATAATTATTTACCACATTTAACCCAGCCTATCTCTAATTTTGGCGTGTTAACAAGGAGCTACCAATGGTGGGCTGCTTTGCTTGTGGCGAGCTTAGTATGCTTGGTTGGATGCTATTCCTACCAACATCTGCAAAACCGGATAGAAGAGCGCTTGCAAAAAGCCAAAATGCATAAGGTGCTAGAAGGGGTAACCGAAATGTTAGAGCGCTTGCATGAGAATGACGACGCGGTAACCGGTAGCCATGTGCAACGGGTGGCCGATTATTCTCGGCTTATGGCGGAGCATGTTGGTTTAGATAAGCAGCTGGTTGAGGATATTCATCAATTTGCCTCTTTGCATGACATTGGCAAAATCTCTACTCCCGACGCGATTCTTGGCAAACCGGGTAAGCTTGATGCACAAGAGTGGGAAGTGATGAAGCAACACGTGGATAATGGCTATCAACTATTAAGAGAGTTTGAGTTAAGCCCAGTAGCCGAAAACATTGTTCGCGGTCACCATGAGCGTTGGGATGGGCAAGGTTACCCGCAAAGAATTGCCGGTGAAGAGATTCCGATTGAGGCAAGAATCGTTAGCTTAGTGGATTGTTTTGATGCCTTAATGTCGGAGCGGCCCTATAAACCAGCTTTTTCTTTTGAAAAGTCTAAGGAGATTATTAACGACTTGAGCGGGAAAGCTTTTGATCCTTACCTAGTCAAAATGTTTAATTTCTTGGAAGCTGATTTTCGTAACAGCCACCCTAGCCCAAAAACTAAAAGTGGCTAA
- a CDS encoding NUDIX hydrolase codes for MQQQSLLKWHCFEVTREQQRLPNQQQKTITTLRHPGAVVVLAINDAGNIVMERQYRTAIQDWLVELPAGTIEADEQSEDGILACAKRELQEEVNLVAEQWHSLGKLYPAPGFCDEIQYLFLAKQLSHQAGQCDEDEFIEVFEMSSAEFEKGIVNGTINDAKTIACYSRAKLAGLLD; via the coding sequence ATGCAACAGCAAAGCCTACTAAAATGGCATTGTTTTGAGGTAACTCGCGAGCAGCAACGTCTGCCTAATCAACAGCAAAAAACCATCACCACTCTTCGCCACCCAGGTGCAGTGGTAGTGCTAGCGATTAATGATGCGGGCAACATTGTTATGGAGCGCCAGTATCGCACTGCCATTCAAGACTGGTTGGTGGAACTCCCTGCTGGCACCATAGAGGCCGATGAACAAAGCGAGGATGGAATACTAGCCTGTGCTAAACGCGAGCTGCAGGAAGAAGTTAATTTAGTCGCCGAGCAATGGCACAGCCTTGGTAAACTATATCCGGCGCCGGGCTTTTGTGACGAGATACAGTATTTGTTTTTGGCCAAGCAGCTTTCGCATCAAGCAGGTCAATGCGACGAAGATGAGTTTATTGAAGTATTTGAAATGAGCAGTGCAGAGTTTGAAAAAGGCATCGTTAATGGGACCATCAACGATGCCAAAACCATTGCTTGTTATAGCCGCGCTAAGCTTGCGGGTTTACTCGACTAA
- a CDS encoding M24 family metallopeptidase, protein MTIGVGGSSASEQLAALSNMCSDISGISKAEYQQRQQRACELMQQQGISAIYLNAGTNLYYFTGLKWGASERMVGALLSAEGQLHYIAPCFEQDSLNDFMLIDAPFHGWHEHQSPYQLFSTLCSDLKLSGTIAVDPSAAFFLVDGLIKANPELNFVNGDVVTQACRAIKSAAEIALLQRAKDMTLAVQKAAAKILRPGISTSEVTEFIHQAHQKVGASGSSFCIVLFGLASSFPHGAKEPQILQENDWVLIDTGCLLHGYNSDITRSYAYGEATEQQRKAWQSEHKAQQTAFNAAQLGASCASVDTAARQSLEADGYGPEYALPGLPHRTGHGCGLDIHEGPYLVAGDETLLAPGMVFSNEPMLVIPEHFGVRLEDHFYIGESGPVWFTQPSPSIDDPFGYQTA, encoded by the coding sequence ATGACCATAGGGGTAGGTGGCAGTTCAGCCAGCGAGCAGTTGGCTGCATTAAGCAATATGTGTAGCGACATAAGTGGAATTAGTAAGGCCGAGTACCAACAGCGCCAGCAACGAGCATGTGAGTTAATGCAGCAACAAGGCATAAGCGCTATTTACTTAAACGCCGGCACTAACTTGTATTATTTCACTGGATTAAAATGGGGTGCGAGTGAGCGCATGGTGGGAGCGTTGTTAAGTGCCGAAGGTCAATTGCACTATATTGCTCCGTGTTTTGAACAAGACTCTTTAAACGACTTCATGCTTATTGATGCCCCCTTCCATGGCTGGCATGAACACCAAAGCCCTTATCAGTTATTTTCAACGCTATGTTCAGATTTAAAACTAAGCGGCACCATTGCAGTCGACCCCAGTGCAGCGTTCTTTTTAGTCGACGGTCTGATTAAAGCGAACCCTGAGTTAAATTTTGTAAATGGTGATGTAGTCACTCAAGCTTGTCGCGCCATAAAATCAGCCGCCGAGATTGCCTTATTGCAACGAGCCAAAGACATGACCTTGGCGGTACAAAAAGCTGCGGCTAAAATTTTGCGCCCTGGTATTAGTACTAGCGAAGTGACCGAGTTTATCCACCAAGCCCACCAAAAGGTAGGCGCTAGCGGATCGTCTTTTTGTATTGTGTTGTTTGGTTTAGCCAGCTCATTTCCACATGGCGCAAAAGAGCCGCAAATCTTGCAAGAAAACGATTGGGTACTCATTGACACCGGCTGCCTATTGCACGGTTATAACTCAGACATAACCCGCAGCTACGCTTACGGTGAAGCCACTGAACAACAACGTAAAGCTTGGCAAAGCGAACATAAAGCGCAACAGACCGCATTTAATGCAGCGCAACTAGGCGCTAGCTGCGCCAGTGTAGATACTGCAGCTCGCCAATCGCTAGAAGCAGATGGCTATGGGCCAGAGTATGCGTTACCTGGCTTACCACATCGCACGGGGCACGGTTGTGGCCTAGATATTCACGAAGGGCCTTATTTAGTAGCAGGCGATGAAACCCTGTTAGCCCCTGGTATGGTGTTTAGTAACGAGCCAATGTTGGTGATCCCCGAACACTTTGGCGTTCGCTTAGAAGATCATTTTTATATCGGCGAGTCAGGGCCAGTTTGGTTCACCCAACCAAGCCCAAGCATTGATGACCCTTTTGGCTACCAAACAGCTTAA